CGCTATATTCATCCGGATCCCGGCTTCCTCGAAGCCGTCCGCGAACTCTGTGACGAATGCGGTGCTGTCCTGGTGATTGATGAAATCACCACTGGCTGGCGACTTGCTCTGGGTGGTGCCCACTTACATTACGGAATTGAGCCTGATATCGCCGTCTTCGCTAAGGCGTTAGGAAATGGGCATCCCGTCGCCGCCATCATTGGTAATCGATCTGTCATGGATGCAGCAGAAACCTCATTCATTTCCAGTACCTACTGGACCGAAGGCGTTGGCCCGACAGCCGCTCTGGCGACCATCAAAAAAATGCAAACTGTCAACGTCCGCGAACACATCCAACAGATTGGCGAAGCATTCCGCGCCGGTTGGCTGAAACTGGGGCAACAGCACGATCTACCCGTCAAAGCAGTCGGACACTCCGTCCTGCTCCATCATCAATTCGATCACCCGCAGGCGGCAGAGCTGGGCACCCTGTTTACCATTCGCATGCTGGAGCACGGTTTCCTGACAGGCAGCGGCTTTTACCCCACACTCGCGCACGAACATAAACATATCGCTGCCTACTTTGCTGCTGCGAATAACGTCTTTGCAGAACTCGCGGACGCTTTGAAGAAAGACGATCTTTCTTCACGCCTCAAAACTCCCGTACGCCATTCCGGTTTTGCCCGTCTGACTCCCAGCCCCAAATCGTAGCTTTCTATTTCCAGAAACGGTTTAACTTTGTGAGCTTCCCGTATTCACCACGGGTTGCGTATGCCGGTCACTACACAACACGACCAGTAAATTGGAAACCAAGCCTGCCCGATAGTTCTTATCCAACTCGACCACATTTCGCTCCGCCAGATGATCCAGCGCCATCTCCACCATCCCAACTGCTCCCTCTACGATTTTCGTCCGGGCCGCAACCACGGCTTGCGCCTGTTGCCGCTGCAACATTGCAGCCGCGATTTCCGGCGAATAGGCCAGATGACTGATCCGCGCTTCGATCACTTCTACGCCCGCTTTGTCCAGGCGTTCCTGAATATCAACCTTCAACTGATCGCAGACTTCCGTAGTATTGCCGCGTAAAGAAATTTCATGATCTTCGCTGTCATAAGGATGACGGCTGGCAAGATTTCGCAAAGCGGCTTCACTTTGAACGGCGACGAAATCTTCATAGTCATCCACTTCGAACAACGCCTCCGCCGTATTCACCACACGCCAGACGACGACCGTGGAAATATCAACCGGATTCCCATCGCGGTCATTCACTTTGGACGGCTTTCCTGTCGAACGACTTTTCGCAAGAATTACATTTCCTGCCGCGTCCTTCTGTTCCGGTGTGGTCACCGCCCCGGTTTCAAAATTACGAATACGTAATGAAATTTTCTTTTTGGAGAAAAAAGGATTCACCCAGAAAAAGCCGGATTGCATCACCGAGCCCTTGTACTCACCAAATAACAAGAGCACCCGCGCCTGATTTGGGGCAATCGCCATGCACCCGAACAGGCCGATGAAACTGGCGGGAACCAGAAACACTCCCAAAATAACTACGGGGCCACTTTCATTAATCGCCCCTGTTGCAATCAGGATGATTCCACATACTAAGCCACCCAGACACATTGCCAAGGGAAACCAACCCGGCATTGGATTATAGATTTTCTCGTCTGTCATCATTTTTCTCCGTGATTTGTGCGTTGACTTGAAACCTTCTCTGAAAGAAACGAAATCCATCTCTGCTCAGATCAAAGAATTTCCGATAATTCGAGAACGGTTTTAATAAGCAGAGAGACTACCCACAACCTGTAGCATGCCTGACGTGATCGCATGTTTCACAGAAGCAGAGCGGCGGAAATTCATAGAAGTTGATTCTACACGATGAAAACGTCGATCAAAGCGCAGATTCAGTACTACCGCCATTGAAAGAAATGCAAGCTACTTGCCCAGATTCACTTCGGACTATTCAGCTGATCTAGCGAAATAAAATGGGGAGTCTTTGCGGCTCCCGTATCACAGCCGGTGCAAGACCCGCAGCCTGGACGCTGCTTAAAAAAGCTGAGAACACGACGTGCCAGAAAGTAGACCGCCGCCGCGATGCAAAGCAGGGTTGCAATTAATTGCCATTCAACCTGATTCATCACACGGCCTCATGTAAAAAAGAAAACACTTCAGTCAACTTCGTCAATATTCCTACGAAATCAGAATCTGTTTCGCTAAATAAATAACATCCCTACCTGGTAAGATATCAAAGCCCCGACGTAAGCCAGCGTCGTCATGTAAGTAAACGATACCACTGGCCAGAACCAGCTGTTCGTTTCACGTCGCATGACCATCAGCGTCGCTGCACACTGGGCACACAATGCAAAGAACACCATAATCGAAATCGCCACGGGAACATTAAACACCTTACTGCCATCCGGCCAGGTCGCCGAACGAATCGAACCGATCAGACTTTCATCCTCTTCCCCGACATCACCACCCAGACTGTAAATCGTGCCCAACGTTGAAATAATCACTTCCCGGGCCGGAAACGAGGCAATCACGCCTACACCAATTTTCCAGTCCCAGCCCAGTGGTTTTACCGCCGGTTCAATCCAGTGCCCCGCACGCCCCAGAAAACTGCTTTCCACCAGCTGACTGCTGACATGATTCTGCCGCTCAAATAACGCGGACTGTTCTGCCGCCAATACTTCTTTTTGACTCTCTAATTCCTTCATCGCTGCCGGCTTGTCTTCGTCTGCTGCTGCAATCTGCTCGTCGAGCTCTGACAGAGAAGCGTCAATCGCCTCAATCCGATTCTGAATCTGAAATTGCTCACTGTGATCACCGGGAAAGTAACCGGCGGCCCAGATGATAATGGAGGTCGCAAAAATCAAGGTACCCGCTTTGACCACAAACGACTTGGCACGATTATAAACGCGATAGATCACATTTCGCGGCGAAGGCCATTTATAACCCGGTAGCTCCATCACAAACGGAGCCACATCCCCTTTAAAGCAAACCCGCTTGAGAAACCAGGCAACTGGAATCGCAATCAACGCCCCAATTGATGACATTGCAAACAAGACCATCCCCTGAAGTGTCACCACAGGGCTGCCCGCGATTGTGAAATAGGCAATGTTCGGAATAAAAGCAGCAATAAATAGCGTATACACAGGCCAGCGGGCCGAACAGCTCATTAAAGGCGCGACGAGAATTGTCGTCAAACGTTCGTGCCGATTCTCGATCACCCGCGTCGCCATGATCCCCGGCACCGCACAGGCAAAAGACGACATCAGGGGAATAAATGACTTCCCGCTCAACCCCAGACTTCGCATCAGGCGATCCATGATAAACGCCGCCCGCGCCATATAGCCGCTGTCTTCCAGCACGGCGATAAAGAAATACAAAATCACAATCTGGGGCAGAAAGATTAACACGCCCCCCACGCCGGCAATCACACCATCGACCACCAGACTCCGTAGCGGACCGGGTGAAATCACTGACTCCACAACTCCTTCGATCGATCCCTGCCCTGTTTCAATCAAATCCATTGCGGGCCCCGCCCACGTAAAGACGGACTGAAACACAAAAAACATCAGCACGAAGAAAAACAGAAAACCAAATATGCGGTGCGTCAACCAGCGATCAATTTTATCGGAAGCGGTTTCCCGCTGATCTGGAGGATGCTGTAATACATCCTTTAAGACTTCCCGGGCCCAACCATAACGCATGCGGGCCTCCATCGCCGGAACGGCATAACCCGCCTCTTTCAATCGCGAGCGCGACTCATGGAGATCGTCCATCAAACCATTATGAGTATGGTGCTCGAAATACGATTCCACATAGCCGCCAACATCGAGCAGCAATCGGTCTACCAGAAAATCGGGAGGGCTGTTCTCCTGATTTTCCTGAATCTTCTCGCGAATCAGTTTTCGCTCAGCATAAAAGACTTCTGGAAACAGCGCCAAAGGTTGATGCGACGAGCCTGTCCCAATTTCCAAAATAGCAGCCTTCAGCTCATTCACACCTTTGGCATGATGGGCCTCTGTGCAAACAACAGGCACATTCAATTTTTGGGATAATGCCTGCGCGTCGATCTCGATTCCCCGTGAACGTGCCAGATCATACATGTTGAGCACCAGCACCACAGGAATTGACAAGTCAAGAATCTGACTGAACAGATACAAATTGCGTTCCAGGTTCGACGCATCGGCGATACAGATAATCGCATCGGGCTGCGGTACCCCCTTTTGGCGGCCCAATAGCACGTCGACCGCCAGCATTTCATCAATGGATCGGGGTGCCAGACTGTACGTTCCCGGCAAATCAACCAGATCAATCTGACGGTCACCCCACGTGACACTGCCCACTTTCTTTTCAACCGTGACTCCGGGAAAATTCCCGATGTGAGCATGCCCGCCGGAAAGCAGATTAAACAGCGTGCTCTTCCCGGTATTCGGGTTGCCAATAATGGCAATCGTCATTTTTTTTTGTTGCACGGAAGCTTCTTGCACGGTGGGAGTGTTGATCATGGAATTAGAAAATCTGAAAGCAGCGCTTTCATTCGGAAGGAATACCAGGATGTCCCTCTCGTTTTGAGGAGACCAGCGTTAGACAATTTCAACTTCAACACACTTCGCTTCATTCAGTCGCAGTGATAAGCGGTATCCACGGATTGCAAACTCCAACGGATCGCCTAAGGGCGCTTTGCCTAGTAATTGAATCTGTTCTCCGTCAATCAGCCCCATTTCCATTAACCGGATGGAAATCGCATCTTCACCATTGATATGTGTAATCCGCGCAACCTGGCCTTTTATAATCTGGTTCAACGTCATGACTTAAACGATCTCAACACAAGAGAAATCTAGCGGCGTGCATTTCATATTATCTGCAAAACAGCCAATTATAAGGAAATTGAGACTCAGTTTCAACTCATTCCTCGACATGTTTTGAGAGGTCCCCTAGAGGCAACCCAACTACCAGGAAAAATGAAAATCAAGCCTGATGAAACCGCATTTGAATTCTTTTCCGCTAAATAAGCAATGAAGCCCCCCTTAAAACTCGCCCCACCTTGGGCATTGACTTCCATGTAAACACTTGACACCTAAGTACATAAAAACCATGATGTTATTCAGAATTAATCATGAATTTATTGCTTCGACCCACACATATATTTAGAATTAATAGAGAAGAAGAGACATTCAAACTACAACTAATTCTGTCAATTAATGTGTGACTTTTAGCTGGCTTAAAGTTCTAATCTGATCGAGGTCTTTTCTAGACTTGATCTAAGCAGTCTATGCCTGTCCTTCCAGCTCTAATTCCCTACGATTTAAACAGATTTCTACAACCAGATCTGCGATCTCATCACAGGTTTCCGGTTCCTTTCTATCAAAACGTTATTCTCGTTTTATGTTTGATTTCTTATTTTCAGGAGTTCAAGTTATGGAAAAAATGCTGCTCAAAAGAAAGCGTGGATTCACGCTGATCGAACTGCTGGTAGTGATTGCTATCATCGCTATCTTAATTGCCTTACTATTGCCGGCAGTTCAACAGGCACGCGAAGCCGCCCGACGTTCACAGTGCAAAAACAATCTCAAGCAGATTGGTCTGGCTTTACACAACTACCATGATAACTTCAGAGCATTTCCTCCCGGAAGTGTCCGCAGAACTTATGGCGCTGGAGTTCAATCCTGGACCACAAGTTGCCTGGGGTGGATCCCCCGTATCCTGCCTTTTGTAGATCAGGCACCACTCTACAATCAAATTAACTTTGAAATGGAACACGGGGTTAGCGCTGCTCCTAACAACACACTCCGTCGAGAAAAGTTGACCGTCATGCGCTGCCCCAGCGATTCCTCTCGCCAACCGGATGGTAACTATGGTCCCACCAACTATTTGGCGTGCAGAGGGTTCTCAACGAGCTCAGGAAATAATTCGACCGGTTCTGTTTTCAGTCTGAACAGTCTTGTCAGAATCCGCGATATCGAGGATGGCACAACCAATACCATGCTGGTTTCAGAAACCTTTGCCAGCGCCCCTCTGTGTAGTGAGCTGCCCGTCAGCAACAGCTGTGCCGCTGTATGTGCCACCGAATACAACAATAGCAAAACCGGTGCACAGCAGGGTTATTCCTGGATGTGGGCACAACAGAACCATGCTCA
This genomic interval from Gimesia alba contains the following:
- a CDS encoding SPFH domain-containing protein; this encodes MTDEKIYNPMPGWFPLAMCLGGLVCGIILIATGAINESGPVVILGVFLVPASFIGLFGCMAIAPNQARVLLLFGEYKGSVMQSGFFWVNPFFSKKKISLRIRNFETGAVTTPEQKDAAGNVILAKSRSTGKPSKVNDRDGNPVDISTVVVWRVVNTAEALFEVDDYEDFVAVQSEAALRNLASRHPYDSEDHEISLRGNTTEVCDQLKVDIQERLDKAGVEVIEARISHLAYSPEIAAAMLQRQQAQAVVAARTKIVEGAVGMVEMALDHLAERNVVELDKNYRAGLVSNLLVVLCSDRHTQPVVNTGSSQS
- the feoB gene encoding ferrous iron transport protein B, encoding MQQKKMTIAIIGNPNTGKSTLFNLLSGGHAHIGNFPGVTVEKKVGSVTWGDRQIDLVDLPGTYSLAPRSIDEMLAVDVLLGRQKGVPQPDAIICIADASNLERNLYLFSQILDLSIPVVLVLNMYDLARSRGIEIDAQALSQKLNVPVVCTEAHHAKGVNELKAAILEIGTGSSHQPLALFPEVFYAERKLIREKIQENQENSPPDFLVDRLLLDVGGYVESYFEHHTHNGLMDDLHESRSRLKEAGYAVPAMEARMRYGWAREVLKDVLQHPPDQRETASDKIDRWLTHRIFGFLFFFVLMFFVFQSVFTWAGPAMDLIETGQGSIEGVVESVISPGPLRSLVVDGVIAGVGGVLIFLPQIVILYFFIAVLEDSGYMARAAFIMDRLMRSLGLSGKSFIPLMSSFACAVPGIMATRVIENRHERLTTILVAPLMSCSARWPVYTLFIAAFIPNIAYFTIAGSPVVTLQGMVLFAMSSIGALIAIPVAWFLKRVCFKGDVAPFVMELPGYKWPSPRNVIYRVYNRAKSFVVKAGTLIFATSIIIWAAGYFPGDHSEQFQIQNRIEAIDASLSELDEQIAAADEDKPAAMKELESQKEVLAAEQSALFERQNHVSSQLVESSFLGRAGHWIEPAVKPLGWDWKIGVGVIASFPAREVIISTLGTIYSLGGDVGEEDESLIGSIRSATWPDGSKVFNVPVAISIMVFFALCAQCAATLMVMRRETNSWFWPVVSFTYMTTLAYVGALISYQVGMLFI
- a CDS encoding FeoA family protein, which produces MTLNQIIKGQVARITHINGEDAISIRLMEMGLIDGEQIQLLGKAPLGDPLEFAIRGYRLSLRLNEAKCVEVEIV
- a CDS encoding DUF1559 family PulG-like putative transporter, coding for MEKMLLKRKRGFTLIELLVVIAIIAILIALLLPAVQQAREAARRSQCKNNLKQIGLALHNYHDNFRAFPPGSVRRTYGAGVQSWTTSCLGWIPRILPFVDQAPLYNQINFEMEHGVSAAPNNTLRREKLTVMRCPSDSSRQPDGNYGPTNYLACRGFSTSSGNNSTGSVFSLNSLVRIRDIEDGTTNTMLVSETFASAPLCSELPVSNSCAAVCATEYNNSKTGAQQGYSWMWAQQNHAHYYTTIYSPNPKIPDCGAGSNSGSALISARSKHVGGVHALLGDGSVRFASENIDQTIWRNLGDPADGNTIGEW